A window of Candidatus Dormiibacterota bacterium genomic DNA:
GGAAAAGTGCAGCTCTCCTTCACGTTGCCGATCGAATGGAGCGAGCGGGCCGACGAAGCCGCGCGGCGCCTGGCCGTGGCGATGGGGTTTCGCGACGTGCACGTCGCGGAGGGGCGCCCTGCGGCGGCCGGCTTCTCGTTCTTCATTATGTATGCGTCCAGCCCGCACGCGGTCGACCTCGACGCGATCGCGCCGTCCTCCGTCCAGGCGCCGGCGATGTCGATGGAGGAGGTCGATCGCTTCGTGCGCGAGCGCCTCGGCCGCAAGATCAAGATCGCGGGCGCCTGCATCGGCACCGACGCGCACACCGTCGGAATCGACGCGATCCTCAATATGAAGGGCTATAAGGGCGACTACGGGCTCGAGCGCTACGCGTCGTTCGAGGTCTTCAACCTGGGCAGCCAGGTGCCGGTCGAGTCGCTGATGCGCTTTGCGAAAGAGCGCGAGATCGACGCGCTTCTGGTATCGCAGGTCGTCACGCAGAAGCAGAGCGATGTGAAGAACTTCACCGCGCTCTCCGACCTACTCGAAGCAGAAGGCATTCGCGACCGCGTGCTGCTCGTCTGCGGCGGTCCGCGCGTGACGAACCTGCTTGCCGCCGAACTCGGCTACGATGCAGGCTTCGGACGCGGAACGTTGCCGAGCGAGGTCGCGTCCTTCATCGCGCAACGCATGGCGGAACGCTTGACGTAATACGCGTCGTGTAGTAAATGACGAGAATGAGCAGGAGACTACCGCCCATCCATCCCGGGGAGATCCTTCTCGAGGAGTTCATCGTTCCGCGAGAGCTCAACGCAAACAAGCTCGCGCTCGATCTGCACATCCCTTCAAATCGCATTACCGAGATCATCCGCGGGCGCCGGGCGATCTCGGCCGACACGGCCCTTCGATTGGCTCGCTACTTCGGTACATCCGCAGAGCTTTGGATCGGACTCCAAGCTGACTATGATTTACGCAGGGCGCGCGACGATTTCGGCGTGACGATCGAGCGCGAGGTGCGGATCGCGTGAAGAAGACCGCGCTGATTACGGGGATCACGGGGCAGGACGGATCGTATCTCGCGGAGTTGCTGCTCGAGAAGGGCTATCGCGTCGTCGGGATGACGCGGCGCACGAGCACCGACGTGCACGAGCGCATTCGTCATCTCGCAGGCGAGATCGAGTTCGTCTCGGGCGACTTGCTCGATCAAGCGTCGATCACGGCGATCGTCGAGCGCGTCAAGCCGAACGAGATCTACAACCTTGCGGCGCAATCGTTCGTGCCGACCTCGTGGGACCAGCCCGTGCTGACGGGTGAGTTCACCGCGCTCGGCGTCACGCGCGTGCTCGAAGCCGTGCGCGCGGCCGATCCGGGCATTCGGTTCTATCAGGCGTCGAGCTCGGAGATGTTCGGCAAAGCGCACGAGTCGCCGCAGCGCGAGACGACGCCGTTCTATCCGCGCAGCCCGTACGGCGTTGCAAAAGTCTACGGCCATTGGATCACGGTGAACTATCGCGAGTCGTTCGATATCTTTGCCTGCAGCGGAATACTGTTCAATCACGAGTCAGCTCGACGGGGAAAGGAGTTCGTGACGCGCAAGATCACCGACGGCGTCGCGCGCATCAAGCTCGGGCTTGCAAAGGAGCTGCGCTTGGGCAACCTCGACGCGCAGCGTGATTGGGGTTTTGCGGGCGACTACGTGCGCGCGATGTGGCTGATGCTGCAGCAGGGCAAGCCCGATGATTACGTGATCGCAACCGGCACGACGCACAGCGTGCGCGACTTCGTCGAAGCGGCGTTTCGCGTCGCGGGCCTCGGTTCGTACGAGCGCTACGTCGTCATCGATCCTGCCTTCGTGCGCCCCGCGGAGGTGGATCTGCTGATCGGCGACGCCTCGAAGGCGAAGCGCGAGCTGGGATGGGAGCCGTCCGTCGATTTCGAGAGGCTCGTCGAGATGATGGTACGTGCGGACCTCGAGCGTTGCGCGCACTCGTAACCGGGGCGAGTGGGTTCGTCGGTCCGCATCTGCTGCATGCTCTGGCCGAAGACGGCTGGGAGGGCGTCGCGTGCGACGCAGATCTCGGCGACGCAGCAGCGTTGCGCGATGCACTCGACCGGGCAGAGCCGGACACGGTCTTTCATCTTGCGGCACAGAGCTTTGTTCCGGAATCGACGCGCGATCCCGAGCAGACCTACGCGGTCAACGTTCTCGGCACCGCGCGGCTCTTCGCAGCGGTCCGCGCATACGCAGCGAGCGTGAAGCCCACGCCGCGCGTGCTCTTCGCCAGCTCCGCAGAGGTGTACGGTGCGCGCGAGCCCGCCGAGCTTCCGCTGCGCGAAACGCTGGCGCCGCAGCCGAGCAATCCCTACGCGGCGAGCAAGGCCGCGGCAGAGGCAATCCTCATCGGCGAGATGCACGCCTTCGGCGGCGACGTCGTGATCGCGCGCGCCTTCAATCACATCGGCCCCGGGCAGAGCGAGCGCTTCGCGGTCGCGTCGTTCGCGCTCGGGCTCGCGAAGATCGCGGCGGGCGGCCAGAGGGTACTCTCGGTCGGGAATCTCGATGCCGAGCGCGACGTGCTCGACGTGCGCGACGTCGTGCGCGCGTACGTCGCGCTCGCGCGGCACGGCGAGCGCGGCGAGATCTATAACGTCTGCAGCGGCAAGGCGGTCGCGATGCGCGACCTGCTGCGCGAGCTGATTACGATCGCGCACGTTCCCGTGGAGGTTCGCACCGACCCGCAGCGCATGCGGCCCGCCGACGTTGCGATCACCGTGGGATCGAACGAGAAGCTCGTCGCGCGCACCGGCTGGTCGCCGCAGATCGCTCTGGTGGCGTCGTTGCGGGACATCTACGCCGACGCGCGTAACAGAGTAGCGCTGTGACGGATCCGCTCTCCGACGAACTCCAAGCCTTCGTCTTCGCAAACCGCGGTCTCTTGCTTGCTGCGCCGGCGGCACTGCTCGCCGCGTTCGGGAAACCGAGCGCCTTCAGCGTTGCGGTCGGGCTGCCGGCGGCAGCTGCCGGCGAGCTGCTGCGCTGCTGGGCCGTCGGGTACTCGGGCGAGACGACGCGCAACGACCGCGTCACCGCTGCCAAGCTCGTGACCTCCGGCCCCTATGCGTACGTGCGCAATCCGCTCTACCTCGGGAACTTCATCACCGCGCTCGGCTTCACGGTCGCGTTCACCGGAAAGAACTCGATGCTCGGGCGCTGCGCGCTCGCGCTCGGCGCGCTCGGTACGATGGCCGGACTCTACGCCGCAATCGTGCCGCACGAAGAAGAGTATCTGCGCGAGCGCTTCGGCGATGAGTTCGAACGCTATTGCGAGCGCGTTCCGCGGATTTTGCCGCACGTCGAGCCGGCGCCGGACGGCGCGCAAGCGTGGGATCCGAGCGTCATCGCGAACGCCGAGAGCAAGACCTTCGTGACCTTCGGAGCGATGCTCGCACTGCTCGCGCTGAAGTCGATCTCCGCCTAACGGTCGCCGTGCGGTACGGCCGCTTCTCTGCGGCGCTCACCGTCAGTCTCGTCGTCGCCGCCGTGGAAGTATACGGCGGCCTGCGCGCGCAATCGCTCGGATTGATCGCGGACGCCGTGCACGCGGGCACCGACGCGTTCGCCATCGGCATCATGCTCGTCGCGTCGTATCTTGCCGCGCGGCCGGCGAACCGGCGCAAGACCTTCGGCTACGGCAGGCTCGAGGTGCTCGGCGCGGTCTTCAACGGCGCGCTGCTGCTCGGCATCACCGCCGTCATCGCGTACGGTGCCGTGCAGCGGCTGATGCACCCGCTGCACCCGCAGGGAACGACGATGGCCGCGATCTCCGCCGTCGCCTTCTTCGGCAACGTTGGCGCCGGCCTGCTCTTGCTGCAAGGCGCGCGCCGGAGCATCAACGCGCGCGGTGCCTTCATCCACGTCGCCGGCGACGCGATGGGCTCGTTCGCCGTGCTGATCGCGGGCGCGCTCATCGCATGGACGCATCGCGCGTGGCTCGACCCGGCGTTCTCGCTCGTCGTGTG
This region includes:
- a CDS encoding OAM dimerization domain-containing protein, translating into GKVQLSFTLPIEWSERADEAARRLAVAMGFRDVHVAEGRPAAAGFSFFIMYASSPHAVDLDAIAPSSVQAPAMSMEEVDRFVRERLGRKIKIAGACIGTDAHTVGIDAILNMKGYKGDYGLERYASFEVFNLGSQVPVESLMRFAKEREIDALLVSQVVTQKQSDVKNFTALSDLLEAEGIRDRVLLVCGGPRVTNLLAAELGYDAGFGRGTLPSEVASFIAQRMAERLT
- a CDS encoding HigA family addiction module antitoxin, whose protein sequence is MSRRLPPIHPGEILLEEFIVPRELNANKLALDLHIPSNRITEIIRGRRAISADTALRLARYFGTSAELWIGLQADYDLRRARDDFGVTIEREVRIA
- the gmd gene encoding GDP-mannose 4,6-dehydratase, encoding MKKTALITGITGQDGSYLAELLLEKGYRVVGMTRRTSTDVHERIRHLAGEIEFVSGDLLDQASITAIVERVKPNEIYNLAAQSFVPTSWDQPVLTGEFTALGVTRVLEAVRAADPGIRFYQASSSEMFGKAHESPQRETTPFYPRSPYGVAKVYGHWITVNYRESFDIFACSGILFNHESARRGKEFVTRKITDGVARIKLGLAKELRLGNLDAQRDWGFAGDYVRAMWLMLQQGKPDDYVIATGTTHSVRDFVEAAFRVAGLGSYERYVVIDPAFVRPAEVDLLIGDASKAKRELGWEPSVDFERLVEMMVRADLERCAHS
- a CDS encoding GDP-mannose 4,6-dehydratase — its product is MRALVTGASGFVGPHLLHALAEDGWEGVACDADLGDAAALRDALDRAEPDTVFHLAAQSFVPESTRDPEQTYAVNVLGTARLFAAVRAYAASVKPTPRVLFASSAEVYGAREPAELPLRETLAPQPSNPYAASKAAAEAILIGEMHAFGGDVVIARAFNHIGPGQSERFAVASFALGLAKIAAGGQRVLSVGNLDAERDVLDVRDVVRAYVALARHGERGEIYNVCSGKAVAMRDLLRELITIAHVPVEVRTDPQRMRPADVAITVGSNEKLVARTGWSPQIALVASLRDIYADARNRVAL
- a CDS encoding isoprenylcysteine carboxylmethyltransferase family protein translates to MTDPLSDELQAFVFANRGLLLAAPAALLAAFGKPSAFSVAVGLPAAAAGELLRCWAVGYSGETTRNDRVTAAKLVTSGPYAYVRNPLYLGNFITALGFTVAFTGKNSMLGRCALALGALGTMAGLYAAIVPHEEEYLRERFGDEFERYCERVPRILPHVEPAPDGAQAWDPSVIANAESKTFVTFGAMLALLALKSISA
- a CDS encoding cation diffusion facilitator family transporter produces the protein MRYGRFSAALTVSLVVAAVEVYGGLRAQSLGLIADAVHAGTDAFAIGIMLVASYLAARPANRRKTFGYGRLEVLGAVFNGALLLGITAVIAYGAVQRLMHPLHPQGTTMAAISAVAFFGNVGAGLLLLQGARRSINARGAFIHVAGDAMGSFAVLIAGALIAWTHRAWLDPAFSLVVCAIVVAGVAHMVREALDILLEAVPRGVDLMAIEKAIGSVPGVVGVHELHAWSIGAGADALSAHVLVARAGEEENALRVVRGVLRERFDMTHVTLQIEREHCGTECEAEFPTVEKPTA